In a genomic window of Armatimonadota bacterium:
- the rfaE2 gene encoding D-glycero-beta-D-manno-heptose 1-phosphate adenylyltransferase, whose product MSLRDKIVSREQAAQIAADLRAQGKRIAFTNGCFDLLHAGHALYLEQARALGDFLIVGLNSDRSVTALKGPARPIVSETERAQTLAALASVDLVVIFPEATSEVLVRLLRPEVFVKGGDYTKATMNQEERNLVESYGGEVHLIPPLPESSTTRLIERILAAHGR is encoded by the coding sequence GTGTCACTGCGCGACAAGATCGTATCTCGCGAGCAGGCGGCGCAGATCGCCGCCGACCTGCGCGCGCAGGGCAAGCGCATCGCCTTCACCAACGGCTGCTTCGACCTGCTGCACGCCGGCCACGCGCTGTACCTGGAGCAGGCGCGGGCGCTCGGCGACTTCCTTATCGTCGGCCTCAACAGCGACCGCTCGGTGACCGCGCTCAAGGGGCCGGCGCGCCCCATCGTCAGCGAGACGGAACGCGCTCAGACCCTGGCGGCGCTCGCCAGTGTGGACCTGGTGGTCATCTTCCCCGAGGCGACCTCGGAGGTGCTGGTGCGCCTGCTGCGCCCCGAGGTCTTCGTCAAGGGCGGCGACTACACCAAGGCGACCATGAACCAGGAGGAGAGGAACCTGGTCGAATCCTACGGCGGCGAGGTGCATCTTATCCCGCCGCTGCCCGAGAGCTCCACCACCCGCCTCATCGAACGCATCCTCGCCGCGCACGGGCGGTGA